Proteins co-encoded in one Malus domestica chromosome 09, GDT2T_hap1 genomic window:
- the LOC103443842 gene encoding early nodulin-like protein 7: protein MSSFLFLFHASLTVFLAVTNCPVEAAKEFRVGDDLGWRQPGLNDTDVYSQWAAGKRFHVGDSLSFTYKNDSVLEVDKWDYYHCNTSNPIIDFDNGKSIMKLDRPGPFYFISGAPDHCKNGQRLFVEVIDLPPIVQSPPPFAAPPEQYLPDDSPAPAPSPSLGIAISITPWSLVMPLIITLLALVACSSAL, encoded by the exons ATGTCTTCTTTCTTGTTTCTCTTCCATGCTTCGCTGACGGTCTTCTTGGCCGTCACAAATTGTCCAGTTGAAGCTGCAAAGGAGTTTCGAGTGGGTGATGATTTGGGATGGAGGCAACCCGGCTTGAACGACACGGATGTCTACTCTCAGTGGGCTGCCGGGAAGAGATTTCATGTCGgagattctcttt CTTTCACATACAAGAATGATTCAGTTCTTGAGGTTGACAAATGGGATTATTACCACTGCAACACAAGCAATCCCATCATCGACTTTGATAACGGCAAGAGCATCATGAAGCTCGATAGGCCTGGCCCTTTCTATTTCATCAGCGGAGCTCCTGATCATTGCAAGAACGGGCAGAGACTTTTTGTCGAGGTGATTGATCTTCCCCCGATCGTGCAGTCTCCTCCACCCTTTGCCGCCCCACCTGAACAATATTTGCCTGACGACTCCCCTGCACCTGCACCCTCGCCAAGCTTAGGCATTGCCATTTCGATTACTCCTTGGTCGCTTGTTATGCCGCTCATCATCACACTTTTGGCTTTAGTAGCGTGCTCCTCAGCACTCTAG